In a genomic window of Brassica rapa cultivar Chiifu-401-42 chromosome A10, CAAS_Brap_v3.01, whole genome shotgun sequence:
- the LOC103845676 gene encoding MOB kinase activator-like 1B: MNVLGLPCCVNQRPTFRPKKRKHHPSGTNVSGLSISDHVVEKPLTATLVSYNLREAVKLPYGEDINQWLAIHTIDFYNQVNVLYATLKEFCTTTTCPIMNAGSLYEYRWADGIAIKKPITVSAPEYVGYLMNWIVTQIDNETIFPQTPEATFPPNFKDFVKVILKRLFRVYAHIYHCHFQNVVNLKEEAHLNTCFEHLVLFTSEYQLIDEAEMEPLKELVGEVLKP, translated from the exons ATGAATGTATTGGGCTTACCCTGCTG TGTAAATCAGAGGCCGACATTTCGACCAAAGAAGAGGAAGCATCATCCATCAGGGACCAATGTCAGTGGACTGAGTATTAGTGATCATGTGGTTGAAAAACCATTGACAGCGACTCTCGTGAGTTACAACCTCAGAGAAGCCGTGAAACTACCTTATGGTGAAGACATTAACCAGTGGTTGGCCATTCACA CCATAGATTTCTACAACCAAGTAAACGTTTTGTACGCTACTCTCAAAGAGTTCTGCACAACCACCACTTGCCCTATCATGAATGCTGGATCCTT ATATGAGTATAGATGGGCAGATGGGATCGCTATTAAGAAGCCAATAACGGTTTCTGCTCCTGAATACGTTGGGTATCTCATGAACTGGATTGTAACTCAGATCGATAATGAAACCATCTTTCCGCAAACACCTG AAGCAACATTCCCACCGAATTTTAAGGACTTCGTGAAGGTAATTTTGAAGAGGCTGTTTAGGGTTTATGCACACATCTATCATTGTCACTTTCAGAATGTTGTGAATCTCAAGGAAGaagctcatctcaacacttgCTTCGAACATCTTGTTCTCTTCACATCT GAGTATCAGTTGATTGATGAAGCAGAGATGGAGCCTCTTAAAGAGCTCGTGGGAGAGGTTCTGAAACCATAG
- the LOC103845678 gene encoding calcineurin B-like protein 5, with protein MGCVCSKHLGGKRTRHENISLLTSQTIFSDAEVEVLHELFTKLTSCVSSDNVITKEGFQFILTKDTKRRSLSTERMFGLFDMRNDEAIDFGEFVHSLNIFHPNSAQREKALFAFRLYDTRQTGFIEPEEVKEMIIDVLEESELMLTESIIDSIVSKTFEEADRKKDGKIDLEEWENFVARHPLTLKNMTIPFLKDLPRTFPSYLQ; from the exons ATGGGATGTGTTTGCAGTAAGCACTTAGGAGGAAAAAGAACAAGGCATGAAAACATCTCGCTTCTTACTTCTCAGACCATTT TTAGCGATGCTGAGGTTGAAGTTCTACATGAATTGTTCACCAAACTCACTTCTTGTGTCAGCAGCGACAACGTTATAACcaaa GAAGGTTTTCAGTTTATCTTAACCAAGGACACCAAGAGACGTAGTCTTTCTACGGAGCGG ATGTTTGGACTGTTCGATATGAGAAACGATGAGGCAATAGATTTTGGAGAGTTTGTACACTCTCTCAACATTTTCCATCCGAACTCCGCCCAAAGAGAAAAAGCCTTAT TTGCATTTCGGCTATATGATACTCGTCAGACTGGATTTATTGAACCGGAAGAG GTGAAAGAGATGATAATAGACGTTCTAGAGGAATCAGAACTGATGCTAACCGAGAGTATCATCGACTCGATTGTGTCTAAG ACATTTGAAGAGGCGGATAGGAAGAAAGATGGGAAAATAGATTTGGAAGAATGGGAGAACTTTGTGGCCAGGCATCCTTTGACTCTCAAGAACATGACCATCCCTTTCTTGAA GGACTTGCCACGAACTTTTCCAAGCTATCTCCAATAA
- the LOC103845680 gene encoding codeine O-demethylase, with protein sequence MEKPKFKTVQEVIASGEGLPERYLHTPTGDIESQPLDAPVPEMDIPAIDLILLLSPSDNGRQELSKLHSALSTWGVVQVMNHGMTEAFLEKIYELTKQFFALPTEEKQKYAREIGSIQGYGNDMILSDDQVLDWIDRLYLTTYPEDQRKLHFWPEIPAGFRETLHEYTMKQQVVIKQFFKGMARSLELDENCFLDMYGENAMMDTRFNLYPPCPRPDKVIGVKPHADGSAFTLLLPDKDVEGLQFLKDGKWYKAPIVPDTILINVGDQIEIMSNGIYKSPVHRVVTNREKERISVATFCVPGADQEIHPVEALVTETRPRLYKTVKKYVELYFEYYQQGRRPIEAALI encoded by the exons ATGGAGAAGCCAAAGTTCAAGACTGTTCAAGAAGTGATTGCATCCGGTGAAGGACTACCGGAAAGATATCTCCACACACCCACCGGTGACATCGAAAGTCAACCACTTGACGCTCCCGTGCCGGAGATGGATATTCCGGCCATCGATCTCATCCTTCTCCTGTCTCCTTCTGATAACGGTCGACAAGAGTTGAGTAAGCTTCACTCTGCGCTCTCTACATGGGGCGTTGTTCAG GTGATGAATCATGGAATGACGGAAGCGTTTCTTGAAAAAATCTACGAGCTGACCAAGCAGTTCTTTGCCCTCCCGACCgaagagaaacaaaagtacGCTAGAGAGATTGGTAGTATCCAAGGTTATGGTAACGACATGATTCTGTCTGATGATCAAGTTCTTGATTGGATCGACCGTTTGTATCTCACTACTTACCCTGAAGATCAACGTAAACTTCACTTCTGGCCTGAGATCCCAGCTGGTTTCAG GGAAACTTTACATGAATATACAATGAAGCAACAAGTGGTGATTAAGCAGTTCTTTAAAGGCATGGCAAGATCGTTGGAACTAGATGAGAATTGTTTTCTAGACATGTATGGAGAAAACGCTATGATGGATACAAGATTTAACTTGTATCCTCCATGTCCAAGGCCAGACAAGGTTATTGGTGTCAAACCACATGCTGATGGCTCTGCTTTCACTCTTCTCTTACCTGACAAAGATGTGGAAGGGCTTCAGTTCTTGAAAGATGGCAAGTGGTATAAAGCTCCAATCGTTCCTGATACAATTCTGATCAATGTTGGAGATCAGATAGAG ATAATGAGCAATGGGATATACAAGAGTCCGGTTCATAGAGTGGTGACCAACAGGGAAAAGGAAAGGATATCTGTGGCAACGTTTTGTGTTCCTGGTGCGGAccaagagattcatcctgtAGAGGCGCTTGTGACTGAGACAAGACCAAGATTGTATAAGACGGTTAAGAAGTATGTTGAGCTCTACTTTGAATACTATCAACAGGGTCGAAGACCAATCGAAGCTGCTTTGATCTGA
- the LOC103845677 gene encoding SNF2 domain-containing protein CLASSY 2 produces the protein MKRRRFYDLKHPFDPFPFEIFSCGTWKPVEYIRIQHGKMTVPLLENGYILEDIRPFQRLRLRSRKATLNDCTCFLRPGIDVCVLYPLHEDDLEPVWIDARIVSIERKPHESECTCEIYVRIYIDQGCIGMEGQRINRDSVIIGLNQISILQKFYKEQSSDQFYRWKFSEDCTTLMKTRLSLGNFLPDLSWLLVTSVMKNIVFHVRTVQTKMVYQIVTDEASSSSLSSMNITVEDGVSLSKVVKFSPADIVDLEVNQETELYSEEDEVVELRRSKRRVMRPDRYTGCDYQIDTNDGWVRMMPYRFEKLAVVSMEDEYYEEEEDSGHEDDDDTQNDLFKIKRSKSLQLKPKRRQGQIVMVEKKRRRGLGVKQRKSLQVIPKRRQGQIVMIGKKRGRGLGRKEKKSGLTVIPFTPVFDPIPLEQFGLNANSLDQGGGFSRNQYFDEIENYRSKSAKFGKKATEMEEMMESDLCWKGPNHVVKSVQTRVTRSSSRSAAQKNKCSDEPKVYKKVTLSAGAYNKLIDAYMSNIDSTIASKNEPASVVDQWEELKKTNFASKPHGWEMGGASGEDGEGETSENDMLWREMELCLASSYILDDNEVRVDNEAFEKAKSGCEHEYMLDEEIGMCCRLCGHVGSEIKHVSAPFAKHKKWTIETKQIEEDDIKTKLSHKESTSKDFTMSNESSEMLTAEESDNVWALIPHLKRKLHMHQRRAFEFLWRNLAGSVEPPLMDPTSDNIGGCVISHAPGAGKTFLMIAFLTSYLKLFPGKRPLVLAPKTTLYTWYKEFIKWEIPVPVHLIHGRRTYCVFKKNSVVNFNRVPKPSQDVMHVLDCLEKIQKWHAHPSVLVMGYTSFLTLMREDSKFAHRKYMAKVLRESPGLLILDEGHNPRSTKSRLRKGLMKVGTDLRVLLSGTLFQNNFCEYFNTLCLARPKFVHEVLMELDQKFKANQGVNKAPHLLENRARKFFLDNIAKKIDAGVGDERLQGLNMLRNMTTSFIDNYEGSGGGDALPGLQIYTLLMNSTDIQHKILTKLGNVMASYHGFLLELELLVTLAAIHPWLVKTSACCAKFLNPQELLEIEKLKPDAKKGSKVMFVLNLVFRVVKREKILIFCHNIAPIRLFIELFESIFRWQRGREILTLTGDQELFERGRVIDKFEEPGNPSRVLLASITACAEGISLTAASRVIMLDSEWNPSKTKQAIARAFRPGQQKVVYVYQLLSRGTLEEDKYKRTTWKEWVSSMIFSEEFVEDPSLWQAEKIEDDVLREIVGEDRVKSFHMIMKNEKASTG, from the exons ATGAAGAGAAGACGTTTCTATGATTTGAAGCATCCATTTGATCCATTCC CTTTCGAGATCTTCTCCTGTGGTACATGGAAGCCTGTGGAATACATAAGGATCCAACATGGAAAGATGACAGTACCTCTGTTAGAGAACGGCTATATATTGGAAGATATACGTCCCTTCCAACGACTTCGTCTCAGATCAAGAAAGGCCACTTTGAACGACTGCACATGTTTCCTCCGGCCTGGTATCGATGTTTGTGTTCTCTATCCTCTCCATGAAGATGACTTGGAACCG GTTTGGATCGACGCGAGGATTGTTTCTATAGAGAGAAAGCCACATGAATCTGAATGCACTTGCGAGATCTACGTAAGAATCTACATAGACCAAGGCTGCATTGGAATGGAAGGTCAAAGAATCAACAGAGACTCAGTAATCATCGGTCTAAACCAAATCTCCATCCTCCAAAAGTTTTACAAGGAACAAAGTAGTGATCAGTTCTACAGGTGGAAGTTCTCTGAGGACTGCACTACACTGATGAAAACAAGACTCTCGTTAGGAAACTTCTTGCCGGATCTTTCTTGGTTGCTTGTTACTTCGGTAATGAAAAACATTGTGTTCCACGTAAGGACAGTGCAAACAAAGATGGTTTATCAGATTGTAACGGATGAAGCCTCTAGCAGCTCTTTGAGCTCTATGAATATAACGGTGGAAGACGGTGTGTCTTTATCCAAAGTGGTTAAGTTTAGTCCTGCGGATATAGTAGATCTTGAAGTGAACCAAGAAACAGAACTCTACTCGGAAGAAGATGAGGTTGTGGAACTGCGTCGGTCCAAGAGAAGAGTTATGAGACCGGATAGGTATACCGGATGTGATTATCAGATAGATACAAATGATGGTTGGGTGCGGATGATGCCATACCGGTTTGAAAAGTTGGCTGTTGTTAGTATGGAAGATGAGTactacgaagaagaagaagatagtggccatgaggatgatgatgatactCAAAATGATTTGTTCAAGATAAAAAGATCTAAGTCACTTCAATTGAAACCAAAACGTAGACAAGGTCAGATTGTTATggtagagaagaagagaagacgTGGACTTGGTGTAAAACAAAGGAAGTCTCTACAAGTGATACCAAAACGTAGACAAGGTCAGATTGTTATGATAGGTAAGAAGAGAGGACGTGGACTTGGTCGGAAAGAGAAGAAGTCTGGGCTGACTGTGATTCCTTTCACTCCTGTGTTTGATCCTATACCGTTGGAACAGTTTGGTCTTAATGCTAATAGCTTGGACCAAGGTGGCGGTTTCTCAAGAAACCAGTACTTTGATGAGATTGAGAACTACCGAAGCAAGTCTGCTAAGTTTGGTAAGAAAGCAACTGAAATGGAAGAGATGATGGAGTCTGATCTATGTTGGAAGGGTCCTAACCACGTGGTGAAGTCGGTTCAAACACGAGTAACCAGATCATCATCGCGGTCAGCTGCTCAAAAGAATAAGTGTTCTGATGAACCAAAGGTGTACAAGAAAGTAACACTAAGCGCAGGTGCATATAACAAGCTGATAGATGCATACATGAGCAACATCGATTCAACAATTGCATCCAAGAACGAGCCGGCCAGTGTTGTTGACCAGTGGGAGGAGTTAAAGAAGACGAACTTCGCTTCTAAACCGCATGGATGGGAGATGGGAGGAGCCTCTGGTGAGGATGGTGAGGGAGAGACTTCAGAGAATGATATGTTATGGAGAGAAATGGAACTCTGCTTGGCTTCTTCTTACATTCTTGACGACAATGAg GTAAGAGTGGACAACGAGGCTTTTGAAAAAGCTAAAAGTGGTTGTGAACATGAATATATGCTGGATGAAGAGATTGGGATGTGTTGTAGGTTATGTGGTCATGTAGGAAGTGAGATCAAACATGTTTCTGCACCTTTT gCTAAACATAAGAAGTGGACTATAGAGACTAAGCAGATAGAAGAAGATGACATAAAGACTAAACTGAGCCACAAAGAATCCACAAGCAAAGACTTCACTATGTCAAATGAATCTTCTGAGATGCTTACAGCTGAAGAAAGTGACAACGTTTGGGCACTAATACCTCACCTTAAGAGGAAACTACATATGCATCAGCGGCGAGCTTTCGAGTTTCTCTGGAGAAACCTAGCAGGATCTGTGGAGCCTCCTCTTATGGATCCCACTTCTGACAACATAGGAGGCTGTGTGATCTCTCATGCTCCAGGAGCTGGCAAAACTTTCCTGATGATTGCTTTCCTCACAAGCTACCTAAAGCTGTTTCCCGGGAAGAGACCTTTGGTTCTTGCTCCAAAAACAACTCTCTACACTTGGTACAAGGAGTTCATCAAATGGGAGATCCCAGTTCCTGTTCATTTGATCCATGGACGAAGAACCTACTGTGTATTCAAGAAGAACAGTGTAGTTAACTTCAATAGAGTTCCTAAACCTAGCCAAGATGTTATGCATGTTCTTGACTGCTTAGAGAAGATACAGAAATGGCACGCACACCCTAGCGTTCTTGTAATGGGTTACACCTCGTTTCTGACTTTGATGAGGGAAGACTCCAAGTTTGCTCACAGGAAGTACATGGCCAAGGTGCTAAGAGAGAGTCCTGGACTTCTTATTCTTGATGAAGGACATAACCCTAGGAGCACCAAGTCGAGACTACGCAAAGGGTTGATGAAAGTTGGTACTGACTTGAGAGTACTTCTCTCAGGTACTTTGTTTCAAAACAACTTCTGTGAGTACTTCAACACTTTGTGTCTAGCTAGACCAAAGTTTGTTCATGAAGTTCTAATGGAGTTGGATCAGAAGTTCAAGGCTAATCAAGGTGTGAATAAAGCTCCTCACCTTCTTGAGAACAGAGCTCGTAAGTTCTTTCTTGATAACATCGCCAAGAAGATTGATGCTGGTGTGGGAGATGAACGTCTTCAAGGTCTCAACATGCTTAGGAACATGACTACTAGCTTCATTGACAACTATGAAGGAAGTGGCGGCGGCGATGCTCTTCCCGGTTTGCAGATCTATACGCTGTTGATGAACTCAACGGATATACAGCATAAGATCCTCACAAAGCTTGGAAACGTAATGGCGTCTTATCACGGGTTCTTACTAGAGCTAGAGCTTCTGGTTACATTGGCAGCTATACATCCTTGGTTGGTCAAGACCTCAGCCTGTTGCGCCAAGTTCTTGAACCCTCAAGAACTTTTAGAGATCGAGAAGCTCAAGCCCGACGCGAAGAAAGGATCTAAAGTCATGTTTGTGCTTAACTTAGTGTTCAGAGTGGTCAAGAGGGAGAAGATCTTGATCTTCTGCCACAACATTGCACCAATCCGTCTGTTTATAGAACTGTTTGAGAGCATTTTTAGGTGgcagagagggagagagatctTGACCTTAACGGGTGATCAAGAGCTATTCGAGAGAGGTAGAGTGATAGACAAGTTTGAAGAGCCTGGAAACCCATCAAGAGTCTTGTTAGCTTCGATCACAGCTTGTGCAGAAGGGATTAGCTTAACTGCGGCTTCGAGGGTGATCATGCTTGACTCGGAGTGGAACCCTTCAAAGACAAAGCAAGCTATAGCTCGTGCGTTCAGACCGGGACAGCAGAAAGTTGTGTACGTTTATCAGCTCTTGTCTAGAGGAACGTTGGAGGAAGACAAGTACAAGAGGACGACATGGAAAGAATGGGTTTCGAGTATGATATTTAGTGAGGAGTTTGTTGAGGATCCGTCTCTTTGGCAAGCGGAGAAGATTGAAGACGATGTTCTTAGAGAGATAGTGGGGGAAGATAGAGTTAAGTCTTTCCATATGATCATGAAGAATGAGAAGGCTTCAACAGGGTGA